Genomic segment of Paenibacillus sp. FSL R5-0912:
AGCGTCAGCCACAATGTAGTGCAAAGTGCCCGCATTCCGGTGCTGGTTGTTAAATAATAGAGATACTTGCAGAGGAGCGCTTAGGCGTTCCCCTTTTTTTCTGTGGAGATGGCCGGAATAGGCAGAATAAGAAAATTAAATGTGCCCAAAAGCGAACATTTGGGAGACATGATATGACAATGTTCGTGTTTAAGTTGACACGAAGTGTAGGGCATTGTTAAACTGAACCTATGAAGAGCTCGTATAAAACCGGGGATAAGGCCCGGAAGTTTCTACCCGGTAACCGTAAATTGCCGGACTACGAGGAAATAGGATAACTGAAACGGCCAGCCGCCGCCGCGTATACCGGGGGTGTGCTCTGCGCCGGCTCTCTTAAAGGCCGGGTATCTGCAGATGCCGGGGCAGTACTCTCCTAATTCCTTAGTAGTCCGGGTCCACCCGCAGCAAAATGCGTCTGGAATCCGGGCTATTTTTTTCGGATTTATGGGAAACTAGAGGGAAATGGGACACACTTAAATCCAAGGAATATCTATAACGGGAAACGGAAGGCTGGGTGAACAATGTCTGTGCAAGTAGGTGTCATTATGGGCAGCAAATCGGACTATGAAACTATGGAGCATGCATGTGCTGTGCTTGAGGAGCTGGGTGTGCCTTATGAGAAAAAGGTCATCTCTGCGCATCGCACACCGGATCTGATGTTCCGTTATGCCGAGGAAGCGGCGGAGCGCGGCTTGAAGGTGATTATCGCCGGAGCGGGCGGTGCGGCGCATCTGCCGGGTATGGTGGCAGCCAAAACGACGTTGCCGGTCATCGGTGTGCCTGTGCAGTCCAAGGCGTTGAACGGCCTGGACTCGCTGCTGTCGATTGTGCAGATGCCGGCTGGCATCCCGGTAGCCACGGTAGCCATTGGCCGTGCCGGAGCTACCAATGCAGGGCTGCTGGCTGCGCAGATCATCGGTGCATTCGAGCCGGAGGTGGCGAGAAAGGTGCAGCTGCGGCGCGAGGCAACCCAGCGCGAAGTGCTGGAAAGCAGCGAGACGCTATGAGGCCGGAGGAATCGACGGCCGGAGGCTCGGAGAGCGTGGCGCAGCAAAGAGCAGAGCGGGATCAAGCCGGAGCTGAGAGAATGGAGCGCCGGGATGAGGCAGCCGCTGGTGCTGTTGAAGCATCAGGGGCGGGAACGTCCCGGACGCTGCTGCCCGGCGCGACGATCGGCGTGCTCGGCGGCGGGCAGCTCGGGCGTATGATGGCGCTCTCCGGCAGCGCCATGGGGTACCGCTTCGTGGCGCTGGACCCCGCGCCGGATGCGCCCTGCGGGCAGGTTACGCCGCAGATTATTGCGGCGTACAACGACCGGGACGCGGCGCGTGAGCTGGCGCAGCGCGCGGACGTGATCACGTACGAGTTCGAGAACGTCGACGCGGGCGTAGCCGCGCTGCTGACGGAGGAATCGTACGTGCCGCAGGGCAGCGCGCTGCTGTATACGACGCAGCACCGGCTGCGCGAGAAGGCGGCGATCATCGCTGCGGGCGTGCCCGTTGCCCCGTACCGCAAGGTCGGCAGCCTGGCGGAGCTTGAGGCCGCGGCTGCCGACCTGGGCCTGCCCTGTGTGCTGAAGACAGCCACAGGGGGGTATGACGGCAAGGGACAAGCCGTCATCCGCCGGCCGGAAGAGCTTGCAGCAGCGTTCCGGCAGGTAGCGCCGGGAGCGGCGGCTCCAGCACCGCAAGCAAGCGGGGCAGCGGCTTCGCCCGACTCGCCGGGAGCGGCTGAAGCGGAAGACGCTGCCGAGGCCACGGCACACGCACCCGAGCTGGTGCTGGAGAAATTTATCGCCTTCAAATGCGAAATTTCGGTCATTGCCGCCCGGAGCCCAGCGGGTGAAGTTAAGAGCTTCCCGCCCGCAGAGAACATCCACGTGGACAATATCCTGCATCTCTCGATTGTGCCCGCAAGGGTGCCGGAGGAGATTCAGCGCCGGGCCTGCGAGCTGGCCGAGCAGATTGTCTCCGGCATGGATGCCGTCGGACTGCTGGCTGTGGAGATGTTCGTGACGGAGGACGGAGAGCTGTTCGTCAACGAGCTGGCTCCGCGCCCGCATAATTCCGGGCATTATACAATGGATGCCTGCGTAACCTCACAGTTCGAGCAGCATGTGCGGGCGATCTGCAATCTGCCGCTGGGTGACACTACGCTGCTTACGCCTGTAGTTATGGTGAATGTGCTCGGCCAGCATCTGGAGGGTGCCATTCAGGCGGCCTGCACTGCGGATGAAGGAACAAACCGGCTTGGGGTATCCCCTAAGCTTCATATATATGGCAAGACTGAGAGCAAGACTGGCCGCAAAATGGGCCATATCAACCTGCTCTGTAAGGACACCGGAGACGGCCTGTCCTGGGTAGAGCAAACTAACCTTTGGAGGAACTGACAAGCTATGATCGAACGTTACAGCAGACCTGAGATGCGGGCCATTTGGACCGAGGAAAATAAATTTAACGCGTGGCTGGAAGTTGAGATTTGCGCCTGTGAGGCTTGGGCCGAGCTGGGAGTGATCCCGCATGAGGATGCCGCGAAGCTGCGCAAGGACGCCAAATTCGACATCGCGCGGATCGACGAAATTGAACAGGAAACGCGTCATGATGTAATTGCTTTTACCCGTGCAGTATCCGAGAGCCTGGGTGCAGAACGCAAATGGGTGCATTACGGACTGACCTCCACGGACGTTGTCGATACGGCGCTTGGCTACCTGCTGCGTCAGGCCAACGAAATTCTGGAGCAGGATATCATCCGGTTCATTGAGATTCTTAAAGATAAGGCAGTAGCTTACAAGGATACCCCGATGATGGGCCGTACACACGGCGTACACGCTGAGCCAACGACTTTTGGACTCAAGATGGCGCTCTGGTATGAGGAAATGAAGCGTAATCTGGAGCGTTTCCGTCATGCGGCGAATGGCGTCCAATTCGGTAAAATCTCCGGGGCTGTCGGCACCTATGCCAACATAGACCCATTCGTTGAAGAATTTGTCTGCCGCAAGCTGGGCACCAGCCCGGCACCGATCTCCACACAGACGCTGCAGCGTGACCGTCACGCGGAGTACATGGCTGCGCTGGCACTGGTCGCCACTTCTCTGGACAAGTTCGCTACTGAAATCCGCGCTTTGCAGAAGAGTGAGATCCGCGAGGTGGAGGAAGCTTTTGCCAAAGGTCAAAAGGGATCATCCGCTATGCCACATAAGCGCAACCCGATCGGCAGCGAGAACATCTCCGGCCTGTCCCGCGTGATCCGCGGGCACATGGTTACAGCATACGAGAACGTGCCGCTGTGGCATGAACGCGATATCTCGCATTCCTCGGTAGAGCGGATCATTCTGCCGGATGCGACCATGCTGCTGAACTATATGCTGAACCGCTTCGGCAACATCGTGAAGAACCTGACTGTATTCCCGGACAACATGAAGCGCAACATGAACCGCACCTTCGGTGTTCCGTTCTCCGGCCGCATCCTGACGAAGCTGATCGACAAAGGCTTCAGCCGCGAGCAGGCATACGACACTGTACAGCCGCGTGCGATGCAGGCTTGGGAAGAACAAACACAGTTCCGTGACATCGTTGAAGCTACACCGGAAATCACTGCTGTGCTTAGTCCGGAAGAGATCGAGGATGCTTTCAATCCTTCTTGGCACCTCAAGCATGTGGATACCATTTTCCACAAGCTGGAGCTAATCTAAAAAAAAGGTGAGTCAGTGGTGAACTGATGAGCTGGAGAAGATACGGGCGGAGGGATGGGGAGTTGTTGTTCTGGAGCGATAAGCGACAGAATTGAAGCTGAGAGATTAGTTAATAAGGAACGGAGAGGAATTTTGGAACTGGAAGAAGCGTCAGCGTTCGCCTTTATGGTCAGATTTCTACCACAGCCTGTGGTTCAATCAGAGAAATATGACCATAACAGCGATCGGAAGTCCAAAATTTTTTGTAGTGGCCGATTAACTAGCCGTTCAGTTCAATTCTCCCGCGTAGCGGGGAATGACAGCGTCCCAGGCGCTTTTAGCCCAAATATAAGCAAGATCATTTGTTCAAGGGAGGAAAGGTCATGACATCAACGGCCGTATCCACAGCCGTGGAACTCGTAAATGCGCCGCTGCTCTACAAAGGTAAGGTTCGTGAGCTGTACGATTTGGGGGATGAGGTACTGATCGTCGTTACGGACCGCATTTCCGCATTTGATTACGTGCTGGACCCGGCGATTCCGGACAAAGGCAATGTGCTTAACCGGCTTAGCGCTTTCTGGTTCGGTCAGACCAAGGAGCTCATTGAGAACCATGTGGTTCATATCGATGTAGACCGGCTCGGGGATATTGTACGGGACCGCGAAGCACTGAAGAACCGCATCATGGTTGTCCGCAAAGCAGAGCGGATTGATATCGAATGTGTCGTGCGCGGCTGCATTACCGGCGGAGGCTGGCGGCAGTACCAGGAGACAGGTAAAGTGAACGGCATCGAGCTTCCCAAAGGGCTCCGCAAGAATGCGGTGCTGGCCGAACCGATTTTTACACCGGCAGCGAAGAATGATGTCGGCCATGATGAGGACATTCCTTTTGAGCAGATGCAGGAGCTGATTGGCGCGGAGCTTGCACTGGAGCTTAAGGAGAAGAGCCTGAAGCTGTTCGCTTTTGCCAGAGAATATTGTAACGACCGCGGCATTATTCTTGCGGATTGCAAATTCGAGTTCGGGCTGCTGGACGGCAAGGTCATCCTGATCGATGAGATTTTCACACCGGATGCTTCCCGTTTCTGGGCCAAAGACAAATATGCGCTGGATATCGAGATCGACAGCATGGATAAAGAGCCTGTACGGACGTACCTTTCGGCATCCTCCTGGGACAAGAATAGTACACCGGACCCGCTGCCGGCAGAAGTCGTTGAAGAGACCTCACGCCGTTACCTGGATATTTATCACCGCCTTACCGGGAAGTCGTTATAGATTGTTTTTGACGGAATGCTCTTATAGAAGTTAGCTCAATAAATTTTAGGAGGAACTACAAGCGTATGTTAAAAGCGACAGTCTACGTCACCATCAAAAAAAGCGTGCTCGATCCCCAAGGTGTAGCCGTGCAAGGGGCGCTGCATTCTGTAGGTTTCCAGGAAGTTGAAAGTCTGCGCATCGGCAAGTATATGGAGCTGACCCTCGATACCGATAACCGCGCAGAAGCGGAAGGACGCCTCAAGGAAATGTGCGAGAAGCTGCTGGCCAACACGGTGATCGAGGATTACCGCTACGAATTGGAGGACTAAAAGTCATGAAATTTGCTGTACTTGTCTTTCCAGGCTCCAATTGCGACATTGACTGCTACAAAGCAGTAGAAGACAGCCTCGGTGAACCAGTAGATTATGTGTGGCATACGGCGACGGATCTGTCGGCTTATGACTGCATTCTCGTGCCGGGCGGTTTCTCTTATGGTGACTATCTGCGCTGCGGCGCAATTTCCCGGTTCGCTCCGGTCATGGCTGAAGTGGCCAAGGCTGCGGAGCAGGGTAAATTCGTGCTCGGCATCTGCAACGGGTTCCAAATCCTGACCGAAGCGGGCCTCTTGCCAGGCGCTCTGCGCCGCAACATGTCGATGAAGTTCCGCTGTCATGACACGGTGCTTAAGGTCGTGAATAACACAACCCCGTTTACTATTGACTATGCGAAGGATGAAGAGATCGTCATTCCGATCGCGCATGGTGAAGGCAATTACTACTGCGATGAAGAGACTTTGGCTGAGCTTAAGGCTAATAACCAGATCGTGTTCACATACAGCGACAATCCGAACGGTTCAGTCGCTGATATTGCCGGAGTCAGCAATGTGGCGGGTAATGTGGTTGGTATGATGCCTCACCCGGAACGCGCAGCGAACAGCCTGCTTGGTTCGGAAGACGGCAAACGGATGTTCACATCCATTCTTACAACATGGAGGGATCGTTATGACGCAGCAAGTATCCGCTAAGGAGCCGACCGCAGAGCAAATCGCGGAGCAGAAAATCTACAGTCAGTTCGGTGTATCGGACAGCGAATATGAGCTCATTACCTCCTTCATGGGACGTAAGCCTAACTATACGGAGATCGGCGTGTTCAGTGTGATGTGGTCCGAGCACTGTGCCTATAAGAACTCGAAGCCGCTGCTGGGCCGTTTCCCGACAAGTGGACCGAAGGTACTGATGGGGCCGGGCGAAGGCGCGGGGATCGTCGATATCGGAGACAACCAGGCGGTGGTCTTCAAAATCGAAAGCCACAACCATCCATCAGCAGTTGAGCCTTATCAGGGCGCGGCGACCGGGGTGGGCGGGATTATCCGCGATATTTTCTCCATGGGCGCAAGACCGGTGGCGCTGCTGAATTCCCTGCGTTTCGGGAAGCTTGAGAGCGACCGGGTAAAGTATCTGTTCGAGCATGTTGTATCCGGGATCGCAGGCTACGGCAACTGTATCGGCATCCCTACCGTCGGCGGGGAAATTATGTTTGATGACAGCTATGACGGCAACCCGCTCGTCAACGCGATGTGTGTAGGACTGATTGATCATGATAAAATCCAGCGCGGTGTCGCCAAAGGTGTAGGCAACCCTGTGTTCTACGTGGGTCCTCCTACCGGCCGTGACGGGATTCACGGTGCGACCTTCGCCTCGGTTGAGCTCAGTGAAGAGTCCGAAGCGAAACGTACGGCGGTACAGGTCGGTGATCCATTCATGGAGAAGCTGGTTATGGAATCTTGCCTGGAGCTGATCGACAGCGGGATCGTACTCGGAATTCAGGATATGGGCGCAGCCGGTCTTACCTGCTCCAGTGCGGAAATGGCGAGCAAAGCGGGCAACGGTCTGGAGCTGTATCTGGATCAGGTGCCGCAGCGCGAAGATGGCATGACCCCTTATGAAATGATGCTCTCGGAATCCCAGGAGCGGATGCTGTTCGTGGTTGAGCCTAAGGATGAAGCTCAGGCGCAGGAAATCTTCGACCGCTGGGGCGTGATTTGCCGCAAAGTGGGTAAGGTTACTGACGATGGCCGCCTGAAGCTGTTCCATCACGGTGAAGTGGTCGGCGACATGCCGGTAACAGCTCTGGTCGATGAATGTCCGATTTATAACAAACCATCGGCAGTTCCTGCTTACTATGAGGAGAATGCTGCGGTGGATACGCTTCGCTATGATGAAGTCACCGATCTGGGCGGAGCCCTGCGCACCGTACTGGGATCACCTACAGTAGCCAGCAAAGCATGGGTATACAACCAATATGATTATATGGTGCGGACCAGCACGGCCGTTCGTCCGGGTTCCGATGCAGCGGTGGTAACGATCCACGGCACACGCAAAGCTCTGGCGATGACTACGGACTGTAACGGACGTTATGTCTATCTCGATCCTGAAGTGGGCGGGCGTATTGCTGTCAGCGAAGCCGCACGTAATATTGTCTGCTCCGGTGCCCAGCCGCTAGCGATTACGGACAACCTGAATTTCGGCAGTCCGGAGAAGCCGGAAATCTTCTGGCAGATGGAACGTGCGGTAGACGGTATGGCTGAAGCCTGCCGTGTGCTTGATACCCCTGTAATTGGCGGTAACGTCAGTCTCTACAATGAAAATGCTTCAGGAGCTATCTATCCGACACCGGTTGTCGGCATGGTGGGATTAGTTGAAGATACCGATCATATTACCACTCAGGCCTTCAAGCAGGAAGGCGATTCGATTCTGTTGCTTGGTGTTACGAAGGCAGAGCTAGGCGGCAGTGAATTTCAGTATGCTGTTCACGGCCTGACCGAAGGACGTCCGCCAGAACTCGATCTGGCAACGGAACGCAAACTGCTGGATGCCGTACTTGCTGCGATCCGCAGCGGGCTTGTCCGCTCGGCGCATGACCTGTCCGAAGGCGGCCTGGCCGGAGCACTGGCAGAGAGCTGCATCAGCGGCACCATTGGAGCGAATATTGAGCTGTCCGCCAGCGGATTGCGCCGTGATGTGGCGCTGTTCAGCGAGAGCCAATCCCGGATTATTCTGACTTCTGCGCCTAGCCGTGCGGAAGAATTACAAGCAGCGGTTGCCGCCTACGGCGTACCGGTCGAAATCATTGGAACTGTTGGCGGAGACCGCCTGCGTATTGCATTGGACGGAGCGGCAGCACTGGATGAAGCCGTTACTGAACTCAAGACCATTTGGGAGGATGCTATTCCATGTCTTATGAAATAAAGACCGGGAACAAGCAGGAAGCCCCTATCCTGTGGACCGGCGACTTTTACAACGAAGGAACGGGCTCGGGAGATATTTTTGACACGTTAAAAGAAGAATGCGGCGTCTTCGGGGTCTTCGGACACCCGGAAGCCGCTTCCATGTCCTATTACGGCCTGCACGCCCTGCAACACCGGGGAGAAGAAAGCGCGGGCATCTGTGTGGCGGATGGACGCGACTTCAACTATCACCGCGGCATGGGCCTGGTGAAGGAAGTATTCGACAAAGATAAGATCGCTTCGCTGATCGGGGACATGTCTATCGGGCATGTGCGTTATTCGACCAGCGGAGACAGCCGGCTGACCAATGCGCAGCCGCTGGTCTTCAAATACCGTGACGGTGATCTCGCGATTGCCACGAACGGCAATATCGTGAATGAACCTCTAATCCGTAAGCAGCTGGAGCAGGGAGGCTCGATCTTCCAGACCACCAGCGACACCGAGGTGCTGGCGCATCTGATCGCGCGTTCGCAGAAGGATTTTGTCGAAGCCACGAAGGATGCCCTGGCCCAGCTGGTTGGTGGTTTCGCCTTCCTGCTGATGACCAACGACAAGCTGATTGTTGCTTCTGACCCGCATGGCTTGCGTCCCTTAGTGATGGGCCGGCTGGGTACGGCGTATGTCTTCGCTTCCGAATCCTGTGCACTCGAAGTCATTGGCGCCCAGCTGGTGCGTGATATTGAGCCGGGTGAGCTGCTCGTGCTGGATAAGGACGGTTTCCGCGAGGACCGCTTCGCGGAACCTAAACGCAAAGCACTGTGCGCGATGGAATATATCTATTTCGCCCGTCCGGACAGCGATCTGAACGGCTCCAACCTGCACTCCGCCCGCAAGCGGATGGGTAGCCGGATGGCGCTTGAAGCCTTTGTGGACGCAGATATCGTAACCGGCGTGCCGGATTCCAGTATCTCCGCAGCTATCGGCTACGCTGAGCAGACAGGCATCCCGTACGAGCTTGGACTGATCAAGAACAAGTATACCGGCCGGACCTTCATCCAGCCGAGCCAGGAGCTGCGTGAGCAGGGCGTGAAGATGAAGCTCAGCGCGGTGCGACGTGTCGTGGAAGGCCAGCGTGTAGTCATGATCGACGATTCCATCGTGCGCGGCACGACCTCGCGCCGGATTGTTAATCTGCTGCGCGAGGCCGGAGCGGCTGAGGTTCACGTGCGGATCACCTCGCCGCCGTTCAAGAATCCCTGCTTCTATGGCATCGATACCCCGGACCGCCGCGAGCTGATCGCCTCTTATAAGACAATCGCCGAGATGTGCGAGGAGATCAATGCGGATTCGCTTGCGTTCCTTTCACCGGATGGACTGATCCAGTCCATCGGCGGCTATAATAGTGACGATTACAAAGGCGGATTATGCCTGTCCTGCTTCGATAATGATTACCCCACGCAGGTGGATTTCGGTGGGGAAGAGAAGGACGGATGCTCGTGTTAGGTGGGACATCCCCCTAAATCCCCCTTGCGAAGGGGGACCCCGGAGGGCGCTACCCTCCGGCCACCCGGAAGTTTGGTGGAAGGAGTTTGCTCTAAACTTGCTAAGAGGGCGTGGGTGCGGGTGCCCGCTTTGTCCCTGTGTGCTGCGCACGGCCGGGACACGCTTCACGGCGCTCCGCGCCCTGGCGGCATGCTTCCCGCCGGGCCTTAGCTCCAGAACCTGCCCTGTTTGCTGCGCAAATCCGGAGGTTCTGTCGCCTTAGGGATCGCACGGCTTCGCCCCGTGCGGGAAGAGCCCCAGAACCTGCCCTGTTTGCTAACGCAAATCCGGAGGTTCTGTCGCCTTAGGGTTCGCACGGCTTCGCCCCGTGCGGGAAGTGCTCCAGAACCTGCCCTGTTTGCTGTCGCAAAATCGGAGGTTCTGTCGCTTTAGGGATCGCACGGCTTCGCCCCGTGCGCTTGGAGGCGCTGGGCTTCGCCCACAGCGCCGAAACATTGCTGCTGTGCAAGGCGCGTAATTCGGCTTGCGGCACGGGTTTGAACCCCGGTGGTTGGAGTCATGGAGAGGAATTTTGGAACTGTAGGAGCGGTAGCGTCCGCCTTTATATTTGGATTTCTACCGCGGCCAGCGGTTCAAATCAAGGAAATCCAAATATAACAGCGGCCGGAAGTCCAAATATTCTTCGTAATGACGACTATAACCACCAATCCGGCCAAACCCAGGCCGCCCCGAACCGCGCTCTAAACTAATTTAAATGAGGTGTCCAAAAGTGTCGGAAGCTTATAAAAACGCCGGAGTGGATATTGCGGCTGGCAATGAAGCGGTAGAACGCATGAAGAAGCATGTGAAGCGCACCTACCGTCCTGAAGTGATGACGGAGCTGGGCGGATTCGGCGCATTGTTTGGCCTGAATAAGGACAAATACGAAGAGCCGGTCCTCGTATCGGGAACGGACGGCGTGGGCACGAAGCTCAAAATCGCGTTCGCAGCGGACCGCCACGACACAATTGGCATCGATGCTGTAGCCATGTGTGTAAATGATATCGTAGTCCAGGGCGCAGAGCCGCTGTTCTTCCTCGACTATCTGGCCTGCGACAAGGTAGTGCCGGAGAAGATTGAGGCGATCGTTGCCGGAATCGCCGAAGGCTGCCATCAGGCAGGCTGCGCCTTGATTGGCGGAGAGACTGCGGAGATGCCGGGCATGTACTCGGCCGGTGAGTATGATATCGCCGGATTTACCGTAGGGGTTGCTGACAAAGCGAAGCTGGTAACGGGAGCAAACATTGCAGCTGGAGACACTGTAATTGGTCTGGCATCAAGCGGCATTCACAGCAACGGATTCTCGCTGGTGCGCAAGCTTTTGCTGGAGGAGGGCGGCTACGGATTGAACGATGTAGTGCCTGAACTCGGCGCTCCACTCGTGGACGTTCTGCTGGCTCCAACCAAAATCTATGTGAAGCCGCTGCTGGCCCTGCTGGAACAGCTTCCGGTTAAAGGCATGGCTCACATTACCGGAGGCGGGTTTATCGAGAATATCCCGCGTGTACTGCCTGAGAATGTAAATGTAGAGATTAACTACGGCTCTTGGCCGATTCAGCCAGTCTTTGCTTTGATGCAGAGCAAAGGCAAGGTAAGCAACCGCGATATGTTTACCACTTTCAATATGGGCATCGGCCTTGTACTGGTGGTAGCTGAAGCGGACGGAGCGCGCGCGCTCGAGCTGCTGAAGGCCAGCGGGGAAGAAGCTTATCGTATCGGCACTGTAACAGAAGGTGAATGCAAGGTTACCTTCACGGGGGCTGAAGTCTGATGGAGTGGAGCCGGATCGCTGTATTTGCTTCGGGGCAGGGCAGCAATTTCGCCGCACTGGTCCAGGCGCAGCAGGAGGGGAAGCTCGGCGGAGGCAGCATAGAGCTGCTGGTCTCAGACAAGCCGGAAGCGCCTGTGGCACAGCGGGCGGAGGAAGCGGGAATTCCCGCCCTCCTGCTGCGGCCGAAGGACTTCGCGGGCCGCGAGCTGTACGAGGCAGCGATTGTTGCGGAGCTTCAGCGCCGGGACATCGGACTGATCGTGTTGGCCGGATACATGCGTCTGATCTCACCGGTGCTGCTTGAGCCTTACGCCGGACGGATCATCAACATCCATCCGTCGCTTTTGCCGGCCTTTACAGGTAAGGATGCGATTGGCCAGGCGCTGGATTATGGCGTGAAGCTGACGGGAGTGACGGTGCATTTTGTCGACGGCGGCATGGATACCGGACCGGTTATTGCCCAGCACAGCGTTGAGGTGAAGCCGGGAGACACAGCCGATTCACTTGCAGAACGTATCCACCAGGTAGAGTACGGGCTGTATCCCGAAGTGGTGGCAGCTTTGGCAGCCGGCAGAGTGGATCTGAACGGAAGAATAACGACAATCGGCGAACAATAGCAGAAGCCATACCAGCCGGATCTGACACACGAATAAATGTATTTCAGGCAGGTGCGGCTGATTCTGATATTTCTCGGGAAATATTGCACAAAGTCTGCAAGATGTCGGATGGGCTGACTGAGCAGTTTGAAATTGCCGGAATTACGGGTTTGCTGAGATGCCGGTTGCTGTCGATATAGCAATTGGATTCACTCCAATTAATTTGTCTGAATACCAGCGATCGTAGAACGTAATTGGATACAGTACAACTAATTCTGGCGCTCATAGGCTCTAAGGCGCATATGGCATCATTTAGATGGACAATATCCAACTAATTTATCCGGCTGATAACAAGCCGAAATTAAATGACGTAAATCCACTTATTATATAAACACTACAAACTCAAGTATAAGCACGGGCTAACCGGCGACAATGATCCTGCGATCATAGGCCACAACCTAATCTAGCGTGAATCCAGAGGAGGACTATTCAAAGTGAGTATCAAAAGAGCGCTGGTCAGCGTATCCGACAAACAGGGCATCGTGGATTTTTGCCGCGAGTTGTCTGCACTAGGCGTAGAAATTATCTCCACAGGCGGCACCAGCACACTTCTGGCTAAAGAAGGCGTTCCGGTCATCGGTATTTCCGAAGTAACGGGCTTCCCCGAAATTATGGACGGTCGTGTCAAAACGCTGCATCCCGCTGTACATAGCGGCCTTCTTGCGGTTCGTGATAACGAGGAGCACACTCGGCAGATGAACGAGCTTGGACTCGACTACATCGACCTTGTAGTGGTGAATCTGTATCCGTTCGCGGAGACCATTGCTAAGCCGGATGTGTCGTATGAGGAAGCTATCGAGAACATCGATATCGGCGGACCTACGATGCTGCGTTCGGCGTCGAAGAACCATGCTTTTGTCAGTGTGGTAGTGGATGCGGCTGATTATGCTACAGTGCTTGAGGAGGTTCGCGCCAGCGGAGATACCACCCTTGCAACCCGCAAACGTCTTGCGGCCAAAGTCTTCCGCCACACGGCGGCTTACGATGCCCTGATTGCCGATTATCTGGCGAATGTAACCGGTGAACCGCTGCCGGAGCGCTATACGGTCACTTATGAGAAAATCCAGGATCTGCGTTACGGGGAGAACCCGCATCAGAAGGCTGCCTTCTACCGCAAGCCGCTGGCTGCGCAGGATACACTCACCGCTGCCGAGCAATTGCACGGCAAGGAGCTGTCCTACAACAACATCAACGATGCGAATGCCGCGCTCCAGATTGTCAAAGAGTTCGAAGAACCGGCTGTTGTAGCTGTTAAGCATATGAATCCTTGCGGCGTAGGCGTGGGGGCGAGTGTATATGAGGCTTATCAAAAAGCGTACAATGCTGATCCAACCTCCATCTTCGGCGGAATTGTAGCAGCGAACCGGATCATTGATGAGGATACGGCTAATATGCTGAAGGATATTTTCCTTGAGATCGTGCTGGCTCCGGGCTTCACGGATGAAGCGCTGGAAATCCTGACGAAGAAAAAGAATATCCGCCT
This window contains:
- the purL gene encoding phosphoribosylformylglycinamidine synthase subunit PurL, with product MTQQVSAKEPTAEQIAEQKIYSQFGVSDSEYELITSFMGRKPNYTEIGVFSVMWSEHCAYKNSKPLLGRFPTSGPKVLMGPGEGAGIVDIGDNQAVVFKIESHNHPSAVEPYQGAATGVGGIIRDIFSMGARPVALLNSLRFGKLESDRVKYLFEHVVSGIAGYGNCIGIPTVGGEIMFDDSYDGNPLVNAMCVGLIDHDKIQRGVAKGVGNPVFYVGPPTGRDGIHGATFASVELSEESEAKRTAVQVGDPFMEKLVMESCLELIDSGIVLGIQDMGAAGLTCSSAEMASKAGNGLELYLDQVPQREDGMTPYEMMLSESQERMLFVVEPKDEAQAQEIFDRWGVICRKVGKVTDDGRLKLFHHGEVVGDMPVTALVDECPIYNKPSAVPAYYEENAAVDTLRYDEVTDLGGALRTVLGSPTVASKAWVYNQYDYMVRTSTAVRPGSDAAVVTIHGTRKALAMTTDCNGRYVYLDPEVGGRIAVSEAARNIVCSGAQPLAITDNLNFGSPEKPEIFWQMERAVDGMAEACRVLDTPVIGGNVSLYNENASGAIYPTPVVGMVGLVEDTDHITTQAFKQEGDSILLLGVTKAELGGSEFQYAVHGLTEGRPPELDLATERKLLDAVLAAIRSGLVRSAHDLSEGGLAGALAESCISGTIGANIELSASGLRRDVALFSESQSRIILTSAPSRAEELQAAVAAYGVPVEIIGTVGGDRLRIALDGAAALDEAVTELKTIWEDAIPCLMK
- the purM gene encoding phosphoribosylformylglycinamidine cyclo-ligase, which gives rise to MSEAYKNAGVDIAAGNEAVERMKKHVKRTYRPEVMTELGGFGALFGLNKDKYEEPVLVSGTDGVGTKLKIAFAADRHDTIGIDAVAMCVNDIVVQGAEPLFFLDYLACDKVVPEKIEAIVAGIAEGCHQAGCALIGGETAEMPGMYSAGEYDIAGFTVGVADKAKLVTGANIAAGDTVIGLASSGIHSNGFSLVRKLLLEEGGYGLNDVVPELGAPLVDVLLAPTKIYVKPLLALLEQLPVKGMAHITGGGFIENIPRVLPENVNVEINYGSWPIQPVFALMQSKGKVSNRDMFTTFNMGIGLVLVVAEADGARALELLKASGEEAYRIGTVTEGECKVTFTGAEV
- the purF gene encoding amidophosphoribosyltransferase — protein: MSYEIKTGNKQEAPILWTGDFYNEGTGSGDIFDTLKEECGVFGVFGHPEAASMSYYGLHALQHRGEESAGICVADGRDFNYHRGMGLVKEVFDKDKIASLIGDMSIGHVRYSTSGDSRLTNAQPLVFKYRDGDLAIATNGNIVNEPLIRKQLEQGGSIFQTTSDTEVLAHLIARSQKDFVEATKDALAQLVGGFAFLLMTNDKLIVASDPHGLRPLVMGRLGTAYVFASESCALEVIGAQLVRDIEPGELLVLDKDGFREDRFAEPKRKALCAMEYIYFARPDSDLNGSNLHSARKRMGSRMALEAFVDADIVTGVPDSSISAAIGYAEQTGIPYELGLIKNKYTGRTFIQPSQELREQGVKMKLSAVRRVVEGQRVVMIDDSIVRGTTSRRIVNLLREAGAAEVHVRITSPPFKNPCFYGIDTPDRRELIASYKTIAEMCEEINADSLAFLSPDGLIQSIGGYNSDDYKGGLCLSCFDNDYPTQVDFGGEEKDGCSC
- the purN gene encoding phosphoribosylglycinamide formyltransferase; the protein is MEWSRIAVFASGQGSNFAALVQAQQEGKLGGGSIELLVSDKPEAPVAQRAEEAGIPALLLRPKDFAGRELYEAAIVAELQRRDIGLIVLAGYMRLISPVLLEPYAGRIINIHPSLLPAFTGKDAIGQALDYGVKLTGVTVHFVDGGMDTGPVIAQHSVEVKPGDTADSLAERIHQVEYGLYPEVVAALAAGRVDLNGRITTIGEQ